The following coding sequences lie in one Microbacterium sp. XT11 genomic window:
- the nucS gene encoding endonuclease NucS has product MRLVIARCSVDYSGRLNAHLPLATRLILLKADGSVLIHSDALSYKPLNWMQPPCSITVEEASEDAAAAGVRECWRVAHSKNGDALLINIFEVLHDSSHDLGVDPGLQKDGVEADLQRLLAEQVELVGEGVSLVRREYPTAIGPVDLLVRDPAGGTIAVEVKRRGDIDGVEQLTRYLELLNRDPHLAPVSGVFAAQEIKPQAKILAADRGIRCLTLDYAAMKGVESGAPTLF; this is encoded by the coding sequence GTGAGACTCGTCATCGCTCGTTGCTCCGTGGACTACAGCGGTCGCCTGAACGCCCACTTGCCTCTCGCAACGCGGCTGATCCTGCTGAAGGCCGACGGCTCCGTACTCATCCACAGCGATGCGCTGAGCTATAAGCCTTTGAACTGGATGCAGCCGCCGTGCAGCATCACCGTTGAGGAGGCCTCCGAAGACGCCGCGGCGGCAGGTGTGAGGGAGTGCTGGCGCGTTGCCCACTCGAAGAACGGTGACGCGCTGCTCATCAACATCTTCGAGGTGCTTCATGACTCGTCTCATGACCTCGGTGTGGACCCCGGCCTACAGAAGGACGGCGTGGAGGCTGATCTACAGAGACTGCTGGCGGAACAGGTGGAGCTCGTTGGGGAAGGCGTCAGTCTCGTGCGCCGCGAGTACCCGACGGCCATCGGCCCGGTGGATCTGCTCGTGCGTGATCCTGCCGGTGGCACCATCGCGGTGGAGGTGAAGCGCCGCGGCGACATTGATGGCGTCGAGCAGCTCACGCGGTACCTGGAGCTGTTGAACCGTGATCCGCACCTGGCGCCCGTGAGTGGAGTGTTCGCGGCGCAGGAGATTAAGCCTCAGGCGAAGATCCTGGCGGCGGACCGCGGGATTCGTTGCCTGACGCTGGACTACGCCGCCATGAAGGGCGTCGAGTCCGGCGCTCCAACCCTCTTCTGA
- a CDS encoding sensor histidine kinase: MEEVTADRIRLWYRAHRPPIDALLIALLSVLAALLGFTGVWSIFSLLPSDSVSPWWTLATALPACVLVLTKTRAPWTSLVLATAVFAIDLVTTGGLGPFIVLLDVLWTAAFAADARQRRRLLLALALGVIGMFAAALAIAAAPAPMAFLVAVQFGAFVGTDYWWAVAVAQAHELAELHRQRAEDAAAAAERERIEAVMRERETMAKELHDVVAGHVLAMAIRAEAALATPADEDGDRAALRAVRDAGLDAHEALRSMIAVLRRGGGELSATPRLADIEGLVDEARRSGLRVAYDRDELPALPDAVEQAVVRIVREALANCLRHAPGCEVEVVLRHDGNRVDVRVLSHGGAPPASAAYRGAGWGLSMLAERVDALDGEFSAGPTGADEWLVRAALPVRAS; this comes from the coding sequence ATGGAGGAGGTGACGGCCGACCGCATCCGGCTCTGGTACCGGGCGCACCGGCCGCCGATCGACGCGCTGCTCATCGCCCTGCTCAGCGTGCTCGCCGCTCTGCTCGGCTTCACCGGCGTCTGGAGCATCTTCTCGCTGCTGCCGTCGGACTCGGTGTCGCCGTGGTGGACGCTCGCGACCGCTCTTCCCGCGTGCGTGCTCGTGCTGACCAAGACCCGCGCCCCGTGGACGTCGCTCGTGCTCGCGACGGCGGTGTTCGCGATCGACCTCGTCACGACCGGGGGCCTCGGCCCCTTCATCGTGCTGCTCGACGTGCTCTGGACCGCGGCGTTCGCCGCGGACGCCCGCCAGCGCCGTCGCCTGCTGCTCGCGCTGGCGCTGGGCGTGATCGGGATGTTCGCCGCTGCGCTCGCCATCGCCGCGGCCCCTGCGCCGATGGCGTTCCTCGTCGCCGTGCAGTTCGGCGCCTTCGTCGGCACCGACTATTGGTGGGCCGTGGCTGTCGCTCAGGCCCACGAGCTCGCCGAGCTGCACAGGCAACGTGCCGAGGACGCCGCCGCGGCGGCCGAACGTGAGCGGATCGAGGCGGTCATGCGCGAGCGAGAGACCATGGCGAAGGAGCTCCACGACGTCGTTGCCGGCCATGTGCTCGCAATGGCGATCCGTGCCGAGGCGGCCCTGGCGACGCCTGCCGACGAAGACGGCGACCGCGCGGCGCTGCGGGCGGTGCGCGATGCCGGCCTCGATGCCCACGAGGCCCTCCGCTCCATGATCGCGGTGCTGCGCCGGGGCGGGGGAGAGCTCTCGGCCACACCGCGCCTCGCCGACATCGAGGGTCTCGTCGATGAGGCCCGTCGCAGCGGACTGCGCGTCGCGTACGACCGCGACGAGCTGCCCGCGCTACCGGATGCGGTCGAGCAGGCGGTCGTGCGCATCGTGCGGGAGGCGCTGGCGAACTGTCTGCGTCACGCGCCGGGATGCGAGGTCGAGGTGGTCCTGCGGCACGACGGGAATCGCGTCGACGTGCGCGTGCTCTCGCATGGAGGAGCGCCTCCGGCTTCGGCGGCCTACCGGGGCGCGGGCTGGGGCCTCAGCATGCTCGCCGAGCGCGTCGACGCCCTCGACGGCGAGTTCTCGGCGGGCCCGACCGGCGCCGACGAATGGCTGGTGCGGGCTGCGCTGCCGGTGAGGGCGTCATGA
- a CDS encoding MFS transporter: MDSALTRSQFVRWRIAIFSIFLASGLSIATWASRVPDIKVDLGIDNAQMGLLLLGMGISSIVGISTSPAVMARTGARLGMLVTMLCFATGVLLIGLGTNVVGSVPLVIVGLVLFGLGNGSLDVMMNVEATAIEQHMGKTILPVFHAFFSFGTVLGAGAGALAVQVGANVAAHTITIAAVIVVVAVVCFLNVPSREAALDPAPAEKPHWRERLHVALEAWREPRTYALGIVMLGMSFAEGGANDWLALGVSEDHGAGPAAGAAALATFSVAMTVVRLFGGPLVDRIGRVIVLRVLAITAAGGILLFILAPNTPLVFVAAALWGIGASLGFPLGMSAAADDPAKAAARVSAAATIGYIAFLGGPPVLGFISEHIGLLNTLYILVVLAALSGLFSGAARPLRDDEMTPAEAEGAQKPAANQA, translated from the coding sequence ATGGACTCAGCCCTTACCCGATCCCAGTTCGTGCGCTGGCGCATCGCGATCTTCTCGATCTTCCTCGCGAGCGGCCTCTCCATCGCGACCTGGGCGTCGCGGGTGCCCGACATCAAGGTCGATCTGGGCATCGACAACGCGCAGATGGGGCTGCTCCTGCTCGGCATGGGGATCTCGTCGATCGTCGGCATCTCCACCAGCCCCGCCGTCATGGCGCGCACCGGGGCGCGGCTCGGGATGCTCGTCACGATGCTCTGCTTCGCAACCGGCGTCCTTCTCATCGGCCTCGGCACGAACGTCGTCGGGTCCGTGCCGCTCGTGATCGTGGGACTGGTTCTCTTCGGCCTGGGCAACGGATCGCTCGACGTCATGATGAACGTCGAGGCCACCGCCATCGAGCAGCACATGGGCAAGACAATCCTGCCCGTCTTCCACGCGTTCTTCAGCTTCGGCACCGTGCTGGGGGCGGGCGCCGGCGCCCTCGCCGTGCAGGTGGGCGCGAACGTCGCCGCGCACACCATCACGATCGCCGCGGTCATCGTCGTGGTCGCCGTCGTCTGCTTCCTGAACGTGCCGTCGCGCGAGGCCGCGCTCGATCCCGCCCCCGCCGAGAAGCCCCACTGGCGCGAGCGGCTGCACGTGGCCCTCGAGGCATGGCGCGAACCCCGCACCTACGCACTGGGCATCGTGATGCTCGGCATGTCCTTCGCCGAGGGCGGCGCGAACGACTGGCTCGCCCTGGGCGTCTCCGAGGACCACGGCGCCGGTCCCGCCGCGGGAGCCGCTGCACTCGCGACCTTCTCCGTCGCGATGACCGTCGTGCGGCTGTTCGGCGGCCCGCTGGTCGACCGCATCGGCCGGGTCATCGTGCTGCGCGTCCTCGCCATCACGGCAGCCGGCGGCATCCTCCTGTTCATCCTCGCCCCGAACACACCCCTCGTGTTCGTCGCCGCGGCCCTGTGGGGCATCGGCGCATCGCTCGGATTCCCCCTCGGGATGTCGGCCGCCGCCGACGACCCGGCCAAGGCGGCTGCGCGCGTGAGCGCGGCGGCGACCATCGGCTACATCGCCTTCCTCGGCGGACCGCCGGTGCTCGGCTTCATCAGCGAGCACATCGGTCTGCTGAACACCCTGTACATCCTCGTCGTGCTCGCAGCGCTGTCCGGCCTGTTCTCCGGGGCCGCGCGGCCGCTGCGCGACGACGAGATGACGCCGGCCGAAGCCGAAGGCGCGCAGAAGCCCGCGGCGAACCAGGCCTAG
- a CDS encoding AAA family ATPase: MTHADEQELPPEKQSGYRITIRDCNSIGEATIQLRPGSLNIKYGPNGIGKSTIARALTLRAQGDDAIHELTPFRYRTVKDGPRPSVDGAETITRVMTFNDEYVSQFVFQRDEVLKNSFEVFINTEEFQEGLAQIESKFEALKQTFADEPEFDEALTSFEKLRDAFNVTKGGALAKTSKAFKGIGVGGKLAHIPEPLQGYEEFLKSDDPATWIKWQATGKAYLELSNNCPFCSTPSVDKVVASKVSEEYDSTSVRNLSDLRSVIERLGQYIAPADLQVLKDLTTSISGLTPEQESFVVSLRTAVVTLLTKLSNVKKLSFHALKDEKNIAATLEGLKIDLKYLAVLNSEATRSVVGLINRKLDEVVGQINEINRQIGIQNHQVKKLIRTHQTAINSFLKSAGYRYAVRIESGENTYRMLLEHLDAPGDHIESARDHLSYGEKNAFALVLFMHDVQHKKPDLVVLDDPVSSFDKTKKFAILHQLFHGKNRIRNTTLLLTHDIEPAIDVVRTSTSGQFDAVDPVVHFLSGRAGTITEKPISASDIATFTKVCEDNISSATDPLIKCIYLRRLFEVHGSRGLPYELLSSLLHVRNTPSRKLSPTVFEPLSEDEVDDATEMVRAYIPDFEYTKFLDEMNTFEALAARFDATTVGYEKVQVFRVMLALEPDKLKGDEVFTKFVNEAYHIENEYVMQLNPRDFDAVPEFVIAACTDLVDKFNAA, from the coding sequence ATGACGCACGCTGACGAGCAGGAACTTCCCCCGGAGAAGCAATCCGGCTACAGGATCACGATCCGCGACTGCAACAGCATCGGTGAGGCGACGATCCAGCTGCGCCCAGGGTCACTCAACATCAAGTACGGTCCGAACGGCATTGGTAAGAGCACCATCGCACGGGCTCTGACACTCCGCGCGCAGGGCGACGACGCAATCCACGAGCTCACGCCGTTCAGGTACAGGACGGTGAAGGACGGCCCACGCCCTTCGGTCGACGGCGCGGAGACCATCACGCGCGTGATGACCTTCAACGATGAGTACGTCTCCCAGTTCGTGTTTCAGCGCGACGAGGTGCTGAAGAACAGCTTCGAGGTTTTCATCAACACCGAGGAGTTCCAGGAGGGACTCGCTCAGATCGAGTCGAAGTTCGAGGCGCTCAAGCAGACCTTCGCCGATGAACCAGAGTTCGATGAGGCTCTCACGAGTTTCGAGAAACTGCGCGACGCCTTCAACGTCACCAAGGGTGGTGCTCTCGCAAAGACCAGCAAGGCGTTCAAGGGAATTGGTGTAGGCGGAAAGCTCGCGCACATCCCCGAGCCACTGCAAGGATACGAAGAGTTCCTGAAGAGCGATGACCCTGCAACTTGGATCAAGTGGCAGGCCACAGGTAAGGCCTACCTGGAGCTATCGAACAATTGCCCGTTCTGCTCTACCCCTAGCGTCGATAAGGTGGTGGCTTCGAAGGTTTCAGAGGAGTACGACTCAACATCGGTTCGTAACCTCAGCGACCTCCGCAGCGTCATCGAACGGCTGGGCCAATACATTGCTCCTGCCGACCTCCAGGTCCTCAAGGACCTGACAACTTCAATCTCTGGGTTGACGCCTGAGCAGGAGTCCTTCGTCGTCTCGCTTCGTACCGCGGTCGTCACTCTTCTCACCAAGCTCTCGAACGTGAAGAAGCTCTCCTTCCACGCGCTGAAGGACGAGAAGAACATCGCGGCAACCCTTGAGGGCTTGAAAATCGACCTGAAGTACCTCGCAGTCCTCAACTCAGAAGCCACGCGGTCGGTTGTTGGGCTCATCAACAGAAAGCTGGATGAAGTCGTTGGGCAGATCAACGAGATTAATCGTCAGATCGGGATACAAAACCACCAAGTCAAGAAGCTGATCCGCACACATCAGACGGCGATCAATTCCTTCCTGAAGTCGGCAGGGTACCGCTACGCAGTCCGCATCGAGTCAGGCGAGAACACATACAGGATGTTGTTGGAGCACCTGGACGCGCCGGGTGACCACATCGAATCGGCCCGAGACCACCTAAGCTACGGCGAAAAGAACGCTTTCGCCCTCGTGCTCTTCATGCATGACGTTCAACACAAGAAGCCAGATCTGGTGGTTCTTGATGATCCGGTGTCGAGCTTCGACAAGACTAAGAAGTTCGCGATCCTGCACCAGCTCTTCCATGGCAAGAACAGGATCCGTAACACGACCCTTCTGCTCACTCACGACATTGAACCCGCCATTGACGTGGTGCGTACCTCAACCTCAGGCCAGTTCGACGCGGTGGACCCGGTCGTGCACTTCTTGAGCGGCCGCGCCGGAACTATCACTGAGAAGCCGATAAGCGCGAGTGACATCGCCACATTCACGAAGGTCTGCGAGGACAACATCTCCTCCGCGACCGATCCGCTCATCAAGTGCATCTATCTTCGCAGGCTCTTTGAGGTGCACGGCTCACGCGGCTTGCCTTATGAGTTGCTGTCCAGCTTGCTCCACGTTCGGAACACCCCGAGCCGCAAGCTGAGCCCAACGGTCTTCGAGCCGCTTTCGGAAGACGAGGTGGACGACGCCACGGAGATGGTTCGGGCTTACATCCCAGACTTTGAGTACACGAAGTTCCTGGACGAGATGAACACCTTCGAGGCGCTCGCAGCGCGCTTCGACGCGACTACCGTCGGCTACGAGAAGGTGCAGGTCTTCCGCGTTATGCTCGCGCTCGAACCGGACAAGCTTAAGGGTGACGAAGTCTTCACGAAGTTCGTCAACGAGGCGTACCACATCGAGAACGAGTACGTCATGCAGCTCAACCCGCGCGACTTTGACGCCGTTCCAGAGTTCGTCATCGCCGCCTGCACCGACCTGGTAGACAAGTTCAACGCGGCCTGA
- a CDS encoding restriction endonuclease has protein sequence MAIPDYQTLMRPVLEVLSDSGVLPMRDLTERISDRLNLTEDERRETITSGMSLIANRVHWSVTYLSKAKAIERPQRGHVQITQRGRDLLASVAEIRNSALEQFPEYREFYDKYRSNKARNRQLEEPTSAAPSAAEEDESPDDLIARAEADSRSVLAAELLDKVRTIHPSAFERLVLKLLAAMGYGGLGEHLHTGQSNDKGLDGIITEDKLGLDRIYVQAKRYGDGNPVTPEQVRGFLGAMMGKGDRGVFLTASTFTKNAREAAVGVPARIVLIDGEELVELMIDHGVGVEPIRVATLHRINEDFFDAL, from the coding sequence ATGGCGATACCCGACTATCAGACGCTAATGCGCCCAGTGCTTGAGGTGCTCTCGGACTCGGGCGTGCTGCCAATGCGCGACCTCACCGAACGCATTTCAGATCGTCTGAATCTCACAGAGGATGAGCGTCGGGAGACGATCACCTCCGGGATGAGCCTGATCGCGAACCGGGTGCATTGGTCTGTGACGTACCTCTCGAAGGCGAAGGCTATCGAGCGTCCGCAGCGGGGACACGTTCAGATCACTCAGCGGGGGCGCGACTTGCTCGCAAGCGTGGCTGAGATTCGGAACTCGGCCCTTGAACAGTTCCCCGAGTACCGCGAGTTCTACGACAAGTACCGGAGCAACAAGGCACGAAACCGTCAGCTCGAGGAGCCCACCTCGGCCGCGCCGAGTGCCGCCGAGGAAGACGAGTCGCCCGATGACCTGATCGCCCGCGCGGAGGCGGACTCGCGGTCTGTGCTTGCGGCCGAGCTGCTCGACAAGGTGCGCACGATCCACCCAAGTGCGTTCGAGCGCTTGGTGTTGAAGTTGCTTGCGGCGATGGGCTACGGGGGCTTGGGAGAACACCTCCACACCGGCCAGTCCAACGACAAGGGGCTGGACGGCATAATCACCGAGGACAAGCTCGGACTTGACCGCATCTACGTGCAGGCGAAGCGCTACGGTGACGGCAACCCCGTCACTCCAGAGCAGGTGCGTGGGTTCCTCGGAGCGATGATGGGCAAGGGCGACCGTGGTGTGTTCCTCACCGCCAGCACCTTCACGAAGAACGCACGCGAGGCGGCCGTCGGCGTTCCCGCCCGCATCGTGCTCATCGACGGCGAGGAACTCGTGGAGCTGATGATCGACCACGGCGTGGGAGTCGAGCCGATCCGGGTCGCGACCCTGCATCGCATCAACGAGGACTTCTTCGACGCGCTCTAG
- a CDS encoding HNH endonuclease family protein, with protein sequence MKIELKEVTVRELAEGYFDNAEGGVVGYDGQLDIRPPYQREFIYKDKQREAVINTVSKDFPLNVMYWAVREEGGYEVIDGQQRTISLCQFVDGEFALSIFGKPEVRYFHNLQADEKQRILDYKLMVYLCSGTDSEKLEWFKTINIAGEKLTNQELRNAVYSGPWVSSAKKYFSKSNCPAYGIASDLMNGSPIRQDYLETVIEWINDGDVEGYMAAHQHDPQASELWLYFQSVVAWVRATFPTYRKEMKGQEWGALYNEHRSDPLDTAKLEARVAELMLDEEVQNKRGIYSFVLDGLERHLNLRTFSDKQKREAYERQKGVCVKCGKHFEYEEMAGDHIVPWSKGGKTVAENCQMLCAFDNGSKGNR encoded by the coding sequence GTGAAGATCGAACTCAAAGAGGTCACCGTCCGCGAACTGGCGGAGGGCTACTTTGACAACGCCGAGGGTGGCGTTGTGGGCTACGACGGCCAGCTAGACATTAGGCCTCCGTATCAGCGCGAGTTCATCTACAAGGACAAGCAGCGGGAAGCAGTCATTAACACCGTTTCGAAGGACTTCCCTCTCAACGTGATGTACTGGGCGGTGCGGGAGGAAGGCGGCTACGAGGTAATCGACGGTCAGCAGCGCACTATCTCGCTGTGCCAGTTCGTGGACGGAGAGTTTGCCCTCAGCATTTTTGGAAAGCCGGAGGTGCGCTACTTCCACAACCTTCAGGCTGACGAGAAGCAGCGCATTCTCGACTACAAGCTAATGGTCTACCTTTGCTCGGGCACGGACAGCGAGAAGCTTGAGTGGTTCAAGACCATTAACATCGCTGGAGAGAAGCTCACGAACCAAGAGCTTCGCAACGCCGTGTACTCCGGCCCTTGGGTCTCAAGCGCAAAGAAGTACTTCAGCAAGTCAAACTGTCCGGCCTACGGCATCGCCAGCGATCTGATGAACGGGTCGCCGATCCGCCAGGACTACCTGGAGACAGTCATCGAGTGGATCAACGACGGCGATGTTGAGGGCTACATGGCCGCCCATCAGCACGATCCGCAGGCGAGCGAGCTGTGGCTGTACTTCCAGAGTGTGGTCGCCTGGGTACGTGCGACCTTCCCGACCTACCGCAAGGAGATGAAGGGTCAGGAGTGGGGTGCGCTCTATAACGAGCACCGCTCCGATCCGCTCGATACGGCCAAACTTGAGGCACGTGTAGCCGAACTGATGCTGGACGAGGAGGTCCAGAACAAGCGCGGAATATACTCTTTCGTCCTCGACGGCCTGGAGCGCCACCTCAACCTGCGCACCTTCAGCGACAAGCAGAAGCGCGAAGCATACGAGCGTCAGAAGGGTGTTTGCGTGAAGTGCGGCAAGCACTTCGAGTACGAGGAGATGGCGGGCGACCACATCGTTCCGTGGAGCAAGGGCGGCAAGACGGTGGCCGAGAACTGCCAGATGCTGTGCGCCTTCGATAACGGCAGCAAGGGCAACCGGTAG
- a CDS encoding adenine-specific methyltransferase EcoRI family protein: protein MAKNSSLVAARAAKADEFYTQLSDIERELRHYKKHFAGKTVYLNCDDPRVSNFFHYFSYNFEKLQLKKLIASCYKSQATDRFSQNDSEQAVYLEYEGDKNGSGIPDVDEIGVKHFQGDGDFRSAESIELLEQADIVVTNPPFSLFREYLAQLIEHDKKFVIIGPTGAITYKEVFPLIKNNQVWLGNGFQSGNAYFATTNPDGYAKGVYNPETGLVKFRNVSWFTNLDIAKRHEELVLYKTYDPETYPTYDNYDAIEVSRVKDIPADWDGAMGVPITFLESYNPEQFEILGITDRDNNSGLKTKEYSRDDVPNAGDLNRRGAIRVNGKLKSTFARLLIRRIQP, encoded by the coding sequence ATGGCGAAGAACAGCAGTCTGGTAGCGGCACGAGCGGCGAAAGCAGACGAGTTCTACACCCAGCTCAGCGACATTGAGCGCGAGCTTCGGCACTACAAGAAGCACTTCGCGGGCAAGACGGTGTATCTCAACTGCGATGACCCGCGGGTGAGCAACTTTTTCCATTACTTCAGCTACAACTTCGAGAAGCTGCAGCTCAAGAAACTCATCGCGTCCTGCTACAAGAGTCAGGCGACCGATCGATTCAGCCAGAACGATTCGGAGCAGGCTGTCTACCTCGAGTATGAGGGCGACAAGAATGGCAGCGGAATCCCTGACGTAGACGAGATAGGGGTCAAGCACTTCCAAGGCGACGGCGATTTCAGAAGCGCCGAGAGCATCGAGCTGCTCGAGCAGGCGGACATTGTGGTTACGAATCCACCCTTCTCGCTCTTCCGCGAGTACCTCGCACAGCTGATTGAGCACGACAAGAAGTTCGTGATCATCGGGCCCACCGGTGCTATTACCTACAAGGAAGTGTTCCCCCTCATCAAGAACAACCAGGTCTGGCTCGGGAACGGCTTCCAGTCCGGAAACGCCTACTTTGCAACCACTAACCCTGATGGCTACGCCAAGGGCGTCTACAACCCTGAGACGGGCCTCGTGAAGTTCCGCAATGTGAGCTGGTTCACCAACCTCGACATTGCCAAGCGCCACGAGGAATTGGTGCTCTACAAGACATATGACCCTGAGACCTACCCGACCTATGACAACTATGACGCCATCGAAGTCAGTCGGGTTAAGGACATCCCTGCGGACTGGGACGGGGCGATGGGGGTGCCGATCACCTTCCTGGAAAGCTATAACCCCGAGCAGTTCGAGATTCTCGGCATCACTGACCGCGACAATAACTCGGGCCTGAAGACCAAGGAGTACTCGCGTGATGACGTGCCGAACGCCGGGGACCTGAATCGCCGCGGCGCGATCAGGGTGAACGGTAAGCTCAAATCCACCTTCGCACGCCTCCTGATCAGAAGGATCCAGCCGTGA
- a CDS encoding GIY-YIG nuclease family protein, which translates to MESTIEAALLRAGAFRPAGAIGGEVPDMPGLYAIRIRDRSTLPEPFASLSEARGHDLLYVGIASGSLRRRFLGQELRARGHGTFFRSIGAVLGYRPVRGSLVGRRNTRNYRFTPSDNEAIIAWINANLLVNWVEFAGAHAVEESALVRKHLPLLNLQGNPARLSELSVLRAECVRLANTPAQ; encoded by the coding sequence TTGGAGTCCACCATTGAGGCGGCTTTACTTCGAGCTGGTGCATTCCGTCCCGCAGGCGCCATCGGCGGCGAGGTTCCGGACATGCCTGGTCTATACGCGATTCGGATCCGCGACCGGTCGACGCTCCCCGAGCCCTTCGCGAGCCTCAGCGAAGCCCGAGGCCACGACCTCCTCTATGTCGGCATTGCGAGCGGTAGCCTGCGCCGCCGGTTCCTCGGGCAGGAGCTTCGGGCTCGGGGTCACGGCACGTTCTTCCGCAGCATCGGCGCTGTCCTCGGCTACCGACCGGTCCGGGGCAGTCTGGTCGGCAGGCGGAACACGAGGAACTACAGGTTCACGCCGAGCGATAACGAGGCGATCATCGCCTGGATCAATGCGAACCTGCTCGTGAACTGGGTCGAATTCGCCGGTGCTCACGCCGTGGAGGAGTCGGCTCTGGTCCGGAAGCACCTGCCGCTTCTGAACCTGCAAGGCAATCCGGCGCGTCTGTCCGAGCTGTCCGTACTTCGGGCAGAGTGCGTGCGCCTCGCGAACACGCCCGCACAGTAG
- a CDS encoding response regulator transcription factor, translating into MSEPTVLLADDHGAIRAGLRIMLESHGIRVIGEAADGDVAVRNAKALRPDVVLMDLRMPGRDGVSATREIVEHGLGDVLVLTSFDEDELVYGAIGAGAAGILLKTADAATLVAAVRAVAAGEGALDPRVTRRALAAAAEAVTAAPPDDPVQRAELTSREREVLDGILQGWSNAQLAQRLGISVPTVKTHVSNVLAKLGARSRSHAAALVRGERP; encoded by the coding sequence ATGAGCGAGCCCACCGTGCTCCTCGCCGACGACCATGGAGCGATCAGAGCAGGGCTGCGCATCATGCTCGAGTCCCACGGCATCCGGGTGATCGGCGAGGCCGCCGACGGTGACGTCGCCGTGCGCAACGCGAAGGCCCTCCGTCCCGACGTGGTGCTGATGGATCTGCGGATGCCGGGCCGTGACGGCGTGTCGGCGACGAGGGAGATCGTCGAGCACGGACTCGGCGACGTGCTCGTGCTGACGAGCTTCGATGAGGATGAGCTGGTCTACGGCGCCATCGGCGCGGGAGCGGCCGGCATCCTGCTCAAGACGGCCGACGCCGCCACCCTCGTTGCCGCCGTTCGTGCGGTCGCCGCGGGCGAGGGCGCGCTCGATCCGCGCGTGACGCGGCGGGCGCTCGCCGCCGCGGCCGAGGCCGTGACGGCAGCTCCGCCCGACGACCCGGTGCAGCGTGCCGAGCTCACCTCGCGAGAGCGCGAGGTGCTCGACGGCATCCTGCAGGGCTGGTCCAACGCCCAGCTCGCTCAGCGGCTCGGCATCAGCGTGCCGACCGTGAAGACCCACGTCTCCAACGTGCTCGCCAAGCTCGGCGCCCGCAGCCGGTCGCACGCGGCGGCACTCGTGCGTGGGGAGCGACCCTAG
- a CDS encoding GAP family protein: protein MELFGGLPLPLSLTVLALLDGLSVGTLLIPVFLLLSPGRVRVRRILLYLGTIAGFYLVIGLLFLWGLVNVVDVAADVLASPAGKIARLVVGAGLLVTAFVMPTGRSPKTIPVAATTAPHTAPSSSTGIHDPLSPPDAPDRTAATRPLTEGRLTRWREKLLDPRTRSAAVMAVAVAAGLVEVATMLPYIVAMTMLADAGVSTPFRVVAMAGYCALMIAPAVVLLMLRLVAARLVQRPLERFAAWMERTGAENTAWIIGIVGFLIARSAATELGLFEGIGSLLGS, encoded by the coding sequence ATGGAACTCTTCGGCGGTCTTCCCCTTCCCCTGTCGCTGACGGTGCTCGCCCTCCTCGACGGGCTGAGCGTCGGGACGCTCCTCATCCCGGTATTCCTGCTGCTCAGCCCCGGGCGGGTGCGCGTGCGCCGGATCCTCCTGTACCTCGGGACGATCGCGGGCTTCTACCTCGTGATCGGCCTGCTCTTCCTCTGGGGGCTGGTGAACGTGGTCGACGTGGCCGCGGACGTGCTCGCCTCGCCTGCGGGCAAGATCGCGCGGCTCGTGGTCGGCGCCGGGCTGCTCGTCACGGCCTTCGTCATGCCCACCGGGCGCTCGCCGAAGACCATCCCCGTCGCCGCGACGACCGCCCCGCACACGGCCCCTTCATCCTCGACCGGCATCCATGACCCGCTCTCGCCGCCCGACGCGCCGGACCGTACCGCAGCGACCCGGCCCCTCACAGAAGGTCGCCTCACTCGCTGGCGGGAGAAGCTGCTCGATCCGCGCACGCGCTCGGCCGCCGTCATGGCGGTCGCCGTCGCGGCCGGGCTCGTCGAGGTCGCCACCATGCTTCCCTACATCGTCGCGATGACCATGCTGGCGGATGCCGGCGTCTCGACGCCGTTCCGGGTCGTGGCGATGGCGGGCTACTGCGCGCTGATGATCGCCCCCGCCGTGGTGCTGCTGATGCTGCGCCTCGTCGCCGCGAGGCTGGTGCAGCGCCCTCTGGAACGGTTCGCCGCCTGGATGGAGCGCACGGGGGCCGAGAACACCGCGTGGATCATCGGCATCGTCGGTTTTCTCATCGCGCGGTCGGCCGCGACCGAGCTCGGCCTCTTCGAGGGCATCGGCTCGCTGCTCGGGAGCTGA